aagattttctaagatttaatacatttttattatatggtcatattggccccaccctagagcctgtaCCCCTGAAccagaggccatgaatttcacaattttggtagagaacctcatggacatcataaccatgcattcagttttttcctcacatgtgtggaagtagagaagaagatttttgaaaatttggcttttttgtatatttggccccgcccgtggtaccccaggggtggtagagccatgaatttcacaatttagattcttcttaccatagagatgcttcacaccaaaaatggtaacgattggcctggtagttttcaagaagaagttaaaaatgtaaaattgttaacgcacgacgacggacaaagaccaattgcaataggtcacctgagtgactcaggtgacctaaaaacaGAGAGTATTGCTCCAGGATTgacacatgtaaatgtaaatattagagGTCATTTGATAACTTCGTTAGGATTGGAACTGGTCACAAAAGTGTAAATTCTCCTTGACATCTCCTTCCCCACTCTGCGTGATGTCTCCAAAACACCAGCTCACCTTCTTACCTGTCAACAGCAAATATGGAATAACAGTTTATaggattattttgaattttgttctgTTTTCTGAATGGTGTTATTAACTTACCACAATATTTTCTAGCAATTTTTCTTGTTCCTTTGAATCATTGCATATTCTGTATGcctaaaacacaaaaattatgggggtttttcaaaaagaattgtgtgaattatctccctgtaaccgcAAATGTTACCTTAAgtagttttatacaatataaaatggtttggaacagtttacacttttttataaaccgcaaTTACTGTATATAggaaaatattcgcccccgttttattttcgcccctttcaccCTCGTTGCAGAGGGCGAATTTAAAACTGGGCGAATTCTATGTTGCAAATAATATCTCTGTTAACACAACTGCATCTGGGCAAATTCCAGACGGGGCAAAAAAGCTTGCAAGTCTAAAAGGGGGAAAATTATAAGGGTATAAGTAGTTTTTAAACGATATCAAGTGGTCTGTAACAGTTCGTGCTTTTTAATTTGcagtttataaaaaagtataaattgttccaaaccattttatattgtataaagctaataaatattgaatttattgttATAGTTGAATTCTTTTGACGTTAAATGAAGATAAAACATTcgtttgacctttaaaatgacatcaaattgtacaaaattcaaacgtcaCATCAGGCGGATTGATATCTTTATTGACATTATTCTTATTATGATGTAGGCAACATTCTCTTTACTATATTTAATAATGTACAactagaattaaattatataacatGATATGGTTGAATTATGcttgtatacatcatttgcatTGTATACCTATTAGGACCAAATGTACTAGCAATATTCTGCTGCACTCACTCAAGTAAACATATGGACCTAACATGAACATTTCTCTAAAAAGTctataaaaaattcattaaatagaGAGCTATGTGTACCTCCATCAGTAAGTAAGGGGAAGGGTAGGCCTGTACAATAGCATCAGCAATATCAGGACTGATGTTCTTAAACTGCAGCAGCTGTTGCTTCCAAACCTTCAGAAGACCTTGTCCATTCTTGTCAACTTTCACTGTAGATACACCATCATCAAAGAAAGCTATCTGTAATCGATCTTTCCTACAATCACAAGAAAGAGtctcatgttttaaacaattcaGGTTTTTAAAGGAAGACAAAAAGAGGctgaagttttaaatttttggatAGAATTTATAATTTAGCAAAGAAAAGTCTaagatttcaaatttgaatattttctgatATCTTCAATACAAGGAACTTTTATGAAGATTAATAAAGTCTTAAAAATAGCTATGACCATTAAGCACTCTTATTATagcaaaaattattgaaaatcgAGTTGAAGTGGATGAATCTTTTGCATGGAACATAAAGCATGTTGAGAAAATAAGTTAAAcataaaaccaaacaaaaactaaagagGGTTTTTcctaacattttttgtaatatgtaaacattatttctctgtttatttACTGTAAGTCATTTTATTCCACGGTGttacaatttcacaatttctaGTAAAGTACcatttgcaatgatttaaatTTCACACTGCTAGAAAATCAATTAATCAGAATATAATCAttgaaacatgttttgaaagCTAATAATAATATCCACGATGGGTTTAACTTCGCGAGAAAATGATCAATTGAAAACGCAGTGAAATTGAAACCATCATGAACATTGGCCaatctacagtatttttttATACGAAGACATCAACAAACAAGTACATATATAGGGACAATaacacaaatattgattgattaAATTTATCACTGTTTCAATTCATCTTACTTCGCAGGTTTCTCTGCCACAGCCTTTGAGAATGTGCGTACAAACTCTGCGAGTTCCTCTGAGGTCTCCAACAAATAAACCATCACATCTGTCTGAAGCTGGTTGTCTGTAATGGCCTGCAGATTTATATTCAAATAGCatcattatttaaatataataaaaactatGTAGGTAGTGTATAAAAAAGTTTATCTGCAAAGTGCATTTGTTTTCCAAACTTTTTGCTCTACAACCACAGAtgcaaaaaaatacacattgtatacaaaatttgtgttttaataTTTCCTAATGTTTCCTGTGATAGAGGGCAACATTTCATATGTGACTAACTTCGTGCATCCACAAAAAATgtctcaaaatattttcttaacaatGCTGAAACCATACGAAATACCTCAATTTCCTTTGCTACACTGCAAATCTATTTGGCAGGCTTACGTGTATTAAATGTCTTTAAGGCTCTTTCACAATTGGTGCACAAGCACTTAACAACACTTTGCGAATTGAATGTTTTTAGCCTTGCATGCATGAGCTCTTGCATACAATGCATGATGTCTTgcatttgttgcatgcattttagTGGTCGCATCAATCTCCTCAAAATAGTGGCGTGTACACTGTTAAGACACAACCAAATGCGATCCAAATTCAAGGCATGAACACAAGTACCAACGTCTTGCAACGTTTTGTGTATTTGCAAGAGTAATGCACACCATTTTtaaagatcgtaagataaatcGTAGCTGTCTATGCCTGTGTTTTGCGGCCATGAGGCTGTTGCACAACGTGTCTCGTGTGACcatgcaacgttttactatcattacATGAATGATCAGCTTCAATTTGCAATGCTTTGCcactagtatatataccctATATTAGCATTTCTGTTTCAGACCACAACTGGCCACGGATGCTGCTGCACCAATACCTTCTTGCACTCTGCTGGGTTTGCTGAATTTCCAATTACAGCATCGGAAATTGGCAGTATATAGATACCCTCTGACTCGCAGGAGCTGCAAGTCCAATAACATTGGTGCACATTCAATTGTCCGATCACCTGATAATTCACACAATCCTATCGCATTATTTTCCACTcactttcattgtacaacagtcacATATAGACACAAGATATATCACAAGTTTTAATGTGTTTGCATCAAACAACACTTACTTTAGATCATGCAAATTTTCGTATGAATGCCTTTTCATCAGCAATTTTTTTGACAACAGTTTGGGATGTCTTATAAAGATACCTTAAACTGTTTTATAAACTTAATTGTTTTGTGtcttatttttataacaaacgAATAGACGTTATTATAAACTTATTTATCCAACCCTAAATCTCtcctttataattttcatttggtCTTGCAAATAACTAGCACATAAATAAACCTATTGgcatctaaagaaaaaaaaataattttaacattgtaAATAAAGAATTCACATCAAGAATACAAGTGTATACATCCAcagattttacatttaaattgtgCAAGCATAAGAAAGTGGGTCAATCTACCTTTACAGGGTGGGATTTAAAGTCAATAAGGAAGCACAAAACTTTTATTTCCCAACCTTCCTATGGCTGCCATGACATCTAAAATGTTGGTGCATGATTCCTCATAAACAATGTAAGTATACTTCATTAAAACGTAACCAGAAGTTGTTGAAGATGTGTAATATGTGCATTTTAGtacttttttgaaatttgatttaaactgATAGCAAACTTATAAACTGATAAGGACTCTTAAAATTTCTATTAGtgtgtcaaaattttaaatcccTCCAATAGACTAGATAAAAATCACAGTACACAAAGTACAGATTTCTAGATCAATTTGATGtgtattgaaaacatttttaaataaatggcaTAATAACAGACTAAATAAACACACTGaatcattattacatgtaataaattgaGTTCATAAGCGCATCAATACATAAGTTTATATTAATCTCTATGGGAGGGtcagaaaataaaaacccaaacaaCGATTACCTgttggccttgtagttttcaagaagaagtgaactagaactgtcctaatggtactaatacccccgcaaggctaatttcaaataggacaaataattaaattgaataataaaggtttggaacacatacccaaaaaaattctagaactgtaaaaaaaaaattagttaacaaagaaaaattaaaatcaaaattgtcagaatttcacgataaatacatatctataacagtaatacatttacaaatttatgtatctgatgatatttttttttaaatttaattgatttaaagaaataccaactaaatgacaataacccctccctttatagtaaatggaaataccagtagccaagcaatgctcttctgttgataaaactttcaatatctttctaataacagtcttgacagatgcaattagttgtttcaaattttcctcactttctcttATGGCACAATgtaactccatatcagaaaattgatcccataggactatgattttctttgatgagcttgttaaatttaataaactcccaaaacattaccataattaccatactatgtaaaaatatgtaaaaaagaaaatttaatattacaaacaattttaaaattgccaaaacactacaatcatatctgtaattttgaatttcatttaaattaatgctcactagggtcacttcatcaatttacttgactaataaatttaacCAACTTcttaaaatagtttaacttctttattaataatgatattatttatttccttataataatagaaacttttggtttacatgaaacagtttttaaaaagtcccaaaaccatcacccattttacagattattaatttcccctaaacacatgctccatctgaaccatggctcagataatggctcccttgggacaaatgaattcagccacacttgtctttgatgttctcattagctcccaagaatttatcattgacaaacaaaaactttgcaatgtcagttgatagaatacttataaaagataaaaaaatttattaatcaagacataaagacaaagaAACCTCAATCTGGatgtttttatatcaatatattttagagtgttttaatactattaattaattaataaaatctgtaaggattacctcccttacttttcaacattagtgtacaatatatagaataaggaaaatgaaaattgtcataaaatcattaaatcttgtctgatctttaaaaaattgcaggtgcacatcttcagatggtgttcaacatatgtacaaattttcaaactgttccatgcagtaataaaaaattctataggggggacaaagttgcgtctacagacagacggacagacggacagacagacagacggacggacagacagacggacagacggacaaggtgaaaccaatataccccctaaacttcgtttgcgggggtataaaatgtaaaattgttaacgcatgACGACgaacgaagaccaattgcattaggtcacctgagtgactcaggtgacctaaaaaccCAAACAATGATTACCTGTTGTACACGCTTTAAAAACAAGAATTTGTATAACGGTATCACTAATTATAGAACGACAAAGGCTATTTGTGAGAACAATGTATTCTGCTGCTAAGCAACTCAAAGACATTTAGAtgttacaaacaaacaaaattaccaaaagatgtttttgtaaataacaTATGATGTAAACTTAAACCAACCAACtgaaatgctataatttttccgTTCTCTTTGAAGTTGAATCTACATTTGTGTGCACAGTACAATTTCAAATGTTGTTCAGTTACCATTCGGTACTGTGCACCGTAGGTCTAGAGCCTGACCATTTCTTATGCAATGAGCCCTGCTAACTAGATACACGCATGTCTGCATAATTTAATGTAATAATTCATGACTTCATTTTCTTATACTTTTCCTTTAAGTATGATCCAATAAATCTCTAGATTTTAGTACAGCtaggttatagcgaagtcctagggaccaatggatttacttcgttatatccgtaattcctTATATcagtataacgaattcgtaataataactataacgaattttctttcaccagactatacTTTTTGATAATTGAGGCTTAGAATTAAAATacttactttgatacctttaataatcgggTTGTGAGtcgaaaaaattataataatcaaaAGTAAATTCATTTGAAGTAGTCTATTAAATGGTGTGCAAACTTTTttacactgtaaaaaaaatcgtCATGAATGTGTTATATTTCGTTATCATTTACCTGAGCGGGACTCCAAATCAGTTCGCTtgatccgtaaattcgttataacaataaaatttttcaaagaattgataagaattttaccggggaatcaaaaaacttcgctatatccgagaatttgcagtatccgtgttcgtactaaacgagttttactgtaatgaTTTTAAATGCTTCACTATAGCGCTGTAAACTGCCCATCCAAAATGATCGACAAAAGAAATAGTCTAGACGTACTTACTTTTTTTATCCACCTTCCCCCCACCCCCTATGCACCGAATGTGTCAAAAAACTTAACATCGTGCCCTCCTCTGAGAGAAAGAGGAAGTGAAtagatgaaagaaaaaaaggaatgTAGATAGAGAAAGAAAATGGGTAGGCATTGACTTATCACGATTGACCTCAAAGTCAAaagggattttttttgtaataagataaattttaaagcttcaataaataaagttatcattttaaaatatgcacTGGACCAAAGTATTCacaataggtacatgtacatagtgaCCTAATTACCTAAACCTAAAACTCTTGActtaaatatcaacaaaattttgtttaaaaagagtCAATATATTAGGTTTTGTTGCACATATTGGAGAAAAAAAGAATCATGAATGTTTTCACCTGGAAACTAAATTTACAGCCAGGACTTCTCAGaagtataaataaatttgatcaaGTACCAAGTTAATATTCTGaggaatttttaaatatcacagtgtatttgtaatacttatatttacatctaacaagaggcccaggggccacaacgctcacctgagcaacaatagccataacttTGATCAATTCAGCATTAcagtttcaaaatcaaaatattttgacaattaaGTACACAAATCTGCTAATCTTTCTCCACAAATATTTATGATGAATACCAaccccttttgttgttttagtatttgtgagaagatttttctctattcctatttTCCTCTATATCtacctatgtaaaacatgatccccccaTTGTCGCCCACCCTACCatcagggatcatgatttgaacaaattaaactacctgaggatgcttccacacaagtttcagcttttctggcctaacggtttttttttgaaaaaatatctttaaagattttctatattaaTTCTTATGTAATACTTCAtccccccctcttgtggcctcCCCTACccttggggatcatgatttgaacaaacctaaatctacactaccgtaggatgcttccacacaagttccagcttttctggccgtatagtttttgagaagattttctctatgtaccagtattcttatgtaatacttcacaccccccccccccattgtggcctcccCTACCCTCAGAGATCACgaattgaacaaaattaaatctacactacctgaggatgcttctacacaaatttgagcttttctggcctcatagtatttgagaagaagatttttaaagattttctctataccggtatatattctCATGTAAAACTTGCAACCCCTGTTGCACGTCCACCCTACCTGCTTCCATGCGATTTCCAGCTTTTTTGgccatattatttttgaaaagaaaatttggaaaaaatcccaacaaattttcaataaatctaattatttcccttttaaagAGGCCATAGCTTTTCATTCTGAGCAATCTTGAATCCCTACTCCAATTGATGCTTTGTATTAAGTTTGTTTGAAATCAGCCCAGCGCTTTAGccataaaaatgtgaaaagtttacaaccacGCCGACGCCTGTAacgacagacaacagacaaatcttgattagaaaagctcacttgagcattctgctcagatgagctaaacaagaggcccaagggccacatcgctcatctgaggaacaataggtatgataaagtcagcttaatggagtcataatacaatctggacaatgtacattaatacatgtagatcctgtataaataaaatccatttccccccttggaactcggatagccctgattgctgaaaatatttacaagagcagactttaatcaccgctcctgcacatatatagggactcaacgttatgcaggcagggatgaccgcacacctatgcaactcaacaggtaccaacgttaatgCAAGCAGAGATAATGCAAGCAGagataacgcaagcagggatgacctcacacttgcgccaacagctcaacctaacgcagggagtgccgcacacttgcgctagaaaggccaaaacaccagcagggatgaccatacactagtgctccgccgcaaccaccaccaatacaagcaggtgtgaccgcacacttgtattaatgcgatacagggcagaAATGACCCCACATTCTGTATCGTTGGTTAGAAAAACACGAATATTAGAAAGAGCAGGGATGTCAACACCCTCAATCTCTccatacctgttcaagtttaaccccaaacagtcgttTCGGTGcaatgcaatagacactgtccctatatatgtgccagcctaaaataattcataatatctaaaattggaaatcaaaaataaacaaactaatccagcctaacccaaaactacttatgcagaacaacttatatacattgaatatttattattgtataaaaataataatcacaataattggttaacagtggatgcattaattaaaataatcaagaatcaataaatcaagggcaataacccaaaacagtaatacaaaaagattctaatgaaaaaatagctgcttgcttcaattttatagtcatatcacatgttgagtattgcagttctcaaaaagatcctttacaattgtttatatatgggatatttagctacatcaaactctgaaccttcttgtgaggccgaagaattgtcctggagccaaagtcttaacaattataaagaatcatcttgctgattagtttctgagaagaaattttttaaagatttactctttattcctatgtaaaactttaacaccccccccccccccatgtggcctcaccctacccccaggggtcatgattttcaaaactttgaatctacactacctgaggatacttcccacaagtttcagctttcctggctgattagtttctgagaagaagatttttaaagatttactctatatattcctatgtaaaacttcgaccccccattgtggccccaacctacccccagggatcatgattttcacaactttgaatctacactacctgaggatgcttccacacaagtttcagctttcctggctgattagtttctgagaagaaaatttttaaagatttactctatatattcctatgtaaaacttcgaccccccattgtggccccaacctaaccccaggggtcatgattttcacaactttaaatctacactacctgaggatgcttccatacaagtttcagctttcctggctgtttagtttctgagaagaagatttttaaagatttactctatatattcctatgtaaaacttcaacccccccccccattgtggccccaccctacccccgggggtcatgattttcacaactttgaatctacactacctgaggatacttccacacaagtttcagctttcctggctgtttagtttctgagaagaagatttttaaagatttactctatatattcctatgtaaaacttcgaccccccattgtggccccaccaccctaaccccaggggtcatgattttcacaactttgaatctacactacctgaggatgcttccacacaagtttcagctttcctagctgattagtttctgagaagaagatttttaaagttttattgtgtatattcctatgtaaaacttcgatcccccattgtggccccaccctacccccgggggtcatgattttcacaactttgaatctacactacctgaggatgcttccatacaagtttcagctttcctggctgttagtttctgagaagaagatttttaaagatttactctatatattcctatgtaaaatttcgaccccccattgtggccccaccctacccccgggggtcatgaatttcacaactttgaatctactctacctgaggatgcttccacacaagtttcagctttcctggctttctggttcttgagaagaagatttttgaaaatttctcgaaatttttcattaatttctaattatctccccttgaaaacgggtatggcccttaattttcacaactttgaatcccctttgcctaaggatgatttgtgccaagtttggttgaaattggccaagtagttcttgagaagatgttgaaaatgtgaaaagtttacggacagacggacggacagacggacggacagacggacagacggacgacagacaaaatgtgatcagaatagctcacttgagcttttagctcaggtgagctaaaaagtaaaaatgcatagaattataaaaattactACATAGCTATATTTTTAATACAGCAACCATAACACATTATGCATGtgtgataattattgtgagGCCCCAAGCTGGTCCAGGGCAGAGCCCTGGTGGGGGCCCAGGGGGCTGAATTGCTGAATTCCGAGACAAACATTATTTACCTGGTACTCttcgaatattttctttaaaatttcaagacccCCGATGCTCTTGGATTTTAGGTTTTAGCTTTTAGATTTACATGCAAGCTTTTGATGATGAGATATTGTCTCTAAATGTAACAATTTTACATACTGTATGTGAAAGggaaatgttgaattttaaaagaatgtgtaATTATATATGAGACACTGATACCCCAGCGGAAACCAACTGCATATGACTAAAGATAATAGGCGTTTTGAAACAGGTCTATTATTCAAACCGTAACATACTTAcctaaatgacaaatttttgaTCAAGTTTAGCACAATGTATTGtgactttgtcaaaattttaattacCCGACCGCCtactttaaattacatgtaagtatagaCTGACAGAATACAATTACGGACAAACACTCAAAACTTgatgtgttttcagattttagtatGAATATTTAAACTTGAAAGGAGTTTAAAGTTGTTCATctcattttaataagtttattgTAGATCATTCTTAAAGACAATAACATGAAAGTCAAAGGTATAGCTCGTCCATATTAATTTATGATTCAAACGAACTtccaattaattttaatgtaaagtatggagTGACGGTATTTTCCGGAATCGTAGTAATTGCATGGTTTACGATGAGAACTTAATACTAAATATGCAGATTATAATTCAGTGGAGTCTCAATACGATTTGTTTACGTGCAAAAAATAGGAAACTCAAATCATAAGACCTATGCTTTGCAAAATTGTGTGTATTCATTTGCATTTTTGCGTAAAGGGCGCTACGCCACTGGTCTAGAAAAGGttctttttaagttattgattGGACAACATACAGATGTAAGCCCCTCTTTTTTCAAGAGGGACAGGGAATAGGCCATATAAATGCTAACAGTAGTTTGAACATCAAACATTCATATTtataccataatttttttttaccttcaatgtttacaatcaaaataataataaaaaatcattatgatatttttttcagatggCGACCTCCCTACCAATCACAGCCCAGCATTATTTGGAATGTGGCACTGAAGACTGTGAGAATAACTGCCAGTTTTACTGCAATCCTTGCCACAGACAATTGTGTGAACAATGCAGAGACAAACATCAGAAAAGTCCAGACACAAAGAAACATGAAGTGGTCCCCTTTCTACAGCACAAACGTCATCTTCCTGTGGACAAATGCAAGCTCCATCCAACTCGAAATGCAGATATTCTATGCAATGAATGCAACATTCCTCTATGTTCAAAGTGCACAACCATGGAAGAACACTTCGGCCATAAATTTGTTGATATGGAGGACATTGATGCAGAaaagtttgcattttgtttaGATGAAATCTCAAAAATCCAAGAATATTTCCTTCCAACAtcaaaagaattgaaaacaGAGACAGATGAAGATGGCAGAGAAGTAAAGAAAACCATGGATGGTATCAGAAACTCCATTAAGGCAGAAGCTAAGTCTCTGAAAGACCTGGTAGATAAGGTGACATCAGACAAATTGGAACAAGCCAATACCATAGAAAAGTCATTACTTAAAGTGTTAAAACAACAGGAAAAAACATACGATGATTACAATAAGTACCTTGAAAACCTTTTAAAAGAGTTTCATGGCTACCTCCCtttaagcaatttcaaagttttattatCTGCCAATTTTGAAAACTCTAAAATCCAATCAGTTCCAGAGACTACTAAAACATTCCCACCAGTGTTTAGTGCTGGGAAATTCAGCTATGATGA
This portion of the Magallana gigas chromosome 7, xbMagGiga1.1, whole genome shotgun sequence genome encodes:
- the LOC109619435 gene encoding crossover junction endonuclease EME1, which encodes MVYLLETSEELAEFVRTFSKAVAEKPAKKDRLQIAFFDDGVSTVKVDKNGQGLLKVWKQQLLQFKNISPDIADAIVQAYPSPYLLMEAYRICNDSKEQEKLLENIVVRRGAGVLETSRRVGKEMSRRIYTLVTSSNSSEVMK